The following are from one region of the Anabas testudineus chromosome 2, fAnaTes1.2, whole genome shotgun sequence genome:
- the cpb1 gene encoding carboxypeptidase B → MKVLLLFGLVAVALAGTTRFEGEKVFRLKPVLDKHVTLIKDLARRVQVDFWRPESAELVTIDIDVDIRVPAMYLDMVYTILQQNDMDHEVLIEDLQATVDAQADNHPSTRAHSYTKYNNWDTIRSWIASISSSNANLISSQVIGNTYGGLPMTVLKLGKTSSANKPAIFMDCGIHAREWISPAFCQWFVKEALSTYGSDAQMTSLLNQMDVFVLPVFNIDGYDFTHKSDRMWRKTRSKNSGSSCIGTDPNRNFNAGWCTTGASSNPCSDTYCGSSPESEIEVKNVANFIRKNKSIIKAYLTIHSYSQLLLFPYSYTYKLAADHSELLKVAEGASAALRSLYGTSYTSGPGAATIYPAAGGSDDWAYDEGVKYSYTFELRDTGRYGFLLPESQIEPTCKETMLAVKYIAAYVQNNLY, encoded by the exons ATGAAGGTCCTCCTGCTGTTTGGATTGGTGGCTGTTGCTCTGGCTGGGACTACTCGCTTCGAGGG AGAGAAAGTCTTCCGTCTGAAGCCAGTGCTGGACAAGCATGTGACCCTCATTAAAGATCTGGCTAGGAGGGTCCAG GTCGACTTCTGGAGGCCCGAGAGCGCTGAGCTGGTGACTATCGACATTGATGTGGACATCCGTGTGCCTGCCATGTACCTTGATATGGTGTACACCATCCTCCAGCAGAATGATATGGATCATGA GGTCCTTATCGAGGATCTGCAGGCCACTGTTGATGCCCAAGCTGACAATCACCCTTCTACCAGAGCTCATAGCTACACCAAGTACAACAACTGGGACACA ATCCGGTCGTGGATTGCCTCTATTTCCTCCTCCAATGCAAATCTGATCAGCAGCCAGGTGATTGGAAACACCTACGGGGGGCTCCCCATGACTGTCCTTAAG CTTGGTAAGACCTCCAGCGCCAACAAGCCTGCCATCTTCATGGACTGTGGTATCCACGCCAGAGAGTGGATCTCCCCTGCTTTCTGCCAGTGGTTTGTTAAGGAG GCTCTGTCCACCTACGGCAGCGATGCTCAGATGACCAGTCTGCTCAACCAGATGGACGTTTTTGTTCTGCCTGTCTTTAACATTGATGGCTATGACTTCACTCACAAGAGC GATAGAATGTGGAGGAAAACTCGCTCCAAGAACTCTGGATCCAGCTGCATCGGAACTGATCCCAACAGGAACTTTAATGCTGGATGGTGTA cCACCGGAGCCTCCAGCAACCCCTGCAGTGATACGTACTGCGGATCCTCTCCTGAGTCTGAGATTGAGGTCAAGAATGTCGCCAACTTCATCCGCAAGAACAAGTCCATCATCAAGGCCTACCTCACCATCCACTCCTattcccagctgctgctcttcccCTACTCCTACACCTATAAGCTGGCTGCAGACCACAGTGAGCTG CTGAAGGTTGCTGAGGGAGCGTCTGCTGCTCTGCGTAGTTTGTATGGCACCAGCTACACCAGTGGACCTGGCGCCGCAACCATCT ACCCTGCTGCTGGAGGCTCTGACGACTGGGCCTACGACGAGGGAGTGAAATATTCCTACACCTTTGAGTTGCGTGACACTGGTCGTTATGGCTTCCTGCTGCCCGAGTCTCAGATCGAGCCCACATGCAAAGAGACCATGCTGGCCGTCAAGTACATCGCCGCCTACGTGCAGAATAACCTCTATTAA
- the agtr1b gene encoding type-1 angiotensin II receptor, translating into MQNSTAGEAEWINLKCGMSGSHEFIFTLVPIVYGCNFVIGIVGNSMVVAVIYCYMTETVANIFVLNLAVSDLTFLITLPMWATFTATGYHWPFGGFLCKASAGLVIFNLYTSIFFLTALSIDRYLAIVHPVRSRRFRTVVYARITCIVIWLFAFMLSVPTALTRGVHNITNSNTTVCGILHPDIESAVRLKQLLLAIGLMKSLLGFLVPFIIIITCYCLIGRALLGARHIQKSSRSRDDEVLRMLAAAVLAFFLCWVPHQVFHFMHLLTQLILVENCAILEIIDTAMPFTICIAYFNSCVNPIVYGFVGHNFRKNLLRLLRCSPSGATEPHPSISSKMSALSLRASEGLSLTVKGATSSGVK; encoded by the coding sequence ATGCAGAATTCAACGGCAGGAGAGGCAGAATGGATAAATCTGAAATGCGGCATGTCTGGAAGTCATGAATTCATCTTCACCCTGGTACCCATCGTCTATGGCTGCAACTTTGTAATTGGCATTGTCGGAAACAGTATGGTGGTGGCTGTCATCTACTGCTACATGACAGAGACAGTGGCCAACATTTTTGTCCTCAATCTTGCTGTTTCCGACCTCACCTTCCTCATTACGCTGCCCATGTGGGCAACCTTCACAGCCACTGGCTATCACTGGCCCTTTGGAGGATTCTTGTGCAAGGCCAGTGCAGGGCTGGTGATTTTTAACCTCTATACAAGCATCTTCTTCCTCACAGCACTCAGCATTGACCGTTACCTGGCCATTGTGCACCCAGTGCGATCACGCAGATTTCGCACTGTGGTGTATGCACGTATCACTTGTATAGTCATCTGGCTTTTTGCTTTTATGCTTAGCGTTCCCACAGCACTGACCCGGGGTGTCCACAACATCACAAACTCTAACACTACAGTGTGTGGCATTTTACACCCCGACATTGAAAGTGCGGTCAGGCTGAAACAGCTTCTGCTGGCCATTGGCCTGATGAAAAGTTTGCTGGGCTTCCTGGTgcccttcatcatcatcatcacatgtTACTGCCTCATTGGAAGGGCACTTCTAGGGGCGAGACACATCCAGAAAAGCTCCCGTTCCCGGGATGACGAGGTACTGCGCATGCTGGCAGCAGCCGTCCTGGCCTTCTTTTTGTGCTGGGTACCACATCAGGTGTTTCACTTCATGCACTTGCTCACCCAGCTGATACTGGTTGAAAACTGTGCCATCCTGGAAATCATTGACACCGCCATGCCCTTCACTATCTGCATTGCTTACTTCAACAGCTGTGTTAACCCCATTGTCTACGGCTTTGTGGGGCACAACTTTCGCAAAAACTTGCTGCGGCTGTTGCGCTGCTCCCCAAGTGGAGCCACTGAGCCTCACCCAAGCATCAGCTCCAAGATGAGTGCCCTCTCCTTACGTGCCTCAGAGGGCCTGAGTCTTACAGTCAAAGGCGCAACCTCTTCTGGTGTAAAGTga